One segment of Terriglobia bacterium DNA contains the following:
- a CDS encoding fasciclin domain-containing protein, with the protein MKSMTILSGLAMLLSVTTAYAASGTTAEKDIVDTAVAAGSFNTLAKALQAADLVDTLKGKGPFTVFAPTDAAFAKLPAGTLEELLKPENKDKLRAILTYHVVAARVAAKDVVKLASTPTVNGQEIHISTVGGSVKINDASVITTDIQTSNGVIHVIDTVLLPKY; encoded by the coding sequence ATGAAATCAATGACAATTCTGAGCGGGCTGGCAATGCTTCTCTCCGTCACAACGGCGTACGCAGCCAGCGGCACAACTGCGGAAAAAGACATCGTTGACACGGCGGTCGCCGCAGGTTCATTCAACACACTGGCCAAGGCGCTGCAGGCCGCGGACCTGGTGGACACGCTGAAAGGCAAAGGCCCGTTCACGGTGTTCGCCCCCACCGATGCGGCATTCGCCAAGCTGCCGGCAGGCACCCTGGAAGAACTGCTCAAGCCGGAAAACAAGGACAAGCTGCGCGCCATCCTTACCTACCACGTGGTTGCGGCCCGGGTTGCCGCCAAGGACGTGGTCAAACTGGCGTCTACGCCGACCGTCAACGGACAGGAGATCCACATCAGCACGGTGGGTGGATCGGTAAAGATCAATGATGCCAGCGTCATCACCACTGACATCCAGACGTCGAACGGAGTAATCCACGTGATTGACACCGTACTTCTGCCCAAGTACTAG
- a CDS encoding DUF378 domain-containing protein — protein sequence MKTTDIVAALLLVIGGLNWFLVGVAHFDLVAAIFGMHFGETSAFSSVVYVLVGLAAVYQAVQWKAIQRRWGQELAHSR from the coding sequence ATGAAAACTACAGACATTGTGGCGGCATTGCTGCTGGTAATCGGCGGCTTGAATTGGTTCCTGGTTGGCGTGGCCCATTTTGACCTGGTGGCTGCCATCTTCGGCATGCATTTTGGCGAAACCTCGGCGTTCAGTTCCGTGGTCTACGTACTGGTCGGATTGGCCGCTGTGTATCAGGCGGTTCAGTGGAAGGCGATCCAGCGCCGTTGGGGCCAGGAACTGGCGCATTCCCGCTAA
- a CDS encoding XRE family transcriptional regulator, with protein sequence MVNKTISEGLMPYGLGEKLRALRLKKSMGLVELGRHTKLSPAMLSKLERGKLFPTLPTLLRIAMVFSVGLDYFFTDERKRHVVAVVRKNERLRFPEKPGGGASTYHFESLDFKATERKLSAFYADFELVAPEKVRMHQHAGVEFLYVLRGKLEIVIGSDAQRLDEGDSIYFDSGVRHSYWRMTKQRCSAIIVTTP encoded by the coding sequence ATGGTCAACAAGACAATTTCTGAAGGTCTCATGCCTTACGGCCTGGGAGAAAAGCTTCGTGCCCTGCGACTGAAGAAAAGCATGGGACTGGTGGAGTTAGGCAGGCACACTAAACTTTCACCCGCCATGCTGTCAAAACTGGAGCGAGGCAAACTGTTCCCGACCTTGCCGACCCTGCTCCGCATTGCCATGGTGTTCAGCGTGGGGCTGGACTACTTCTTCACCGATGAGCGGAAACGCCACGTGGTGGCGGTCGTGCGCAAGAATGAACGGCTGCGTTTCCCGGAAAAGCCCGGCGGAGGCGCCAGCACTTACCACTTTGAAAGTCTTGACTTCAAGGCCACGGAGCGCAAACTGAGCGCCTTCTATGCGGACTTTGAGCTGGTGGCGCCGGAGAAGGTCCGCATGCACCAGCACGCGGGCGTTGAGTTTCTCTACGTACTGCGGGGGAAACTGGAAATCGTCATCGGTTCCGACGCGCAGCGGCTGGACGAGGGCGATTCCATCTACTTTGATTCTGGTGTGCGCCACAGTTATTGGCGCATGACCAAGCAGCGGTGCAGCGCGATCATTGTGACTACCCCGTGA
- a CDS encoding SDR family oxidoreductase encodes MRILVTGATGYIGRQLVPLLVKSGHDVTCMVRDTTRPVPDVLKRLTVVEADPLRRDTLPAALKGIEVAYYLIHSMSGAEHGFEERDRRAAYNFATAAVAAGVKRVIYLGGLVAAGTAVSAHLQSRVETGAVLRRFGPPLTEFRAGIIVGNGSTSFEIIRCLTERLPVMICPRWVITRTQPIAVHDVLRYLVSALHRTKSTGQIIEIGGSTVETYRSMMLTYARMRGLRRWLVRVPVLTPRLSSYWLDLVTPVPAAVTRPLIEGLRSEAVCTGSTAFTLFPNIWPMSYEAALKVALQRSGPDTAPELQLPQAEGHWAIRDQGLTRDVRQTMIHASPEQVFRLLERIGGDNGWFHANALWRLRGWIDKLAGGVGMSRGRTHAARLSAGDHVDFWRVQRVLPNRSILLRAEMKLPGRAWLQFELLPQSQGKTLLRCCAWFQPRGLLGETYWYALYPIHLLIFSGMVRAIKRTAEKHVPSLAAA; translated from the coding sequence ATGAGAATACTTGTTACCGGCGCGACCGGATACATCGGACGTCAGCTTGTACCCCTGCTGGTGAAGTCCGGCCACGACGTGACCTGCATGGTGCGCGACACCACACGTCCCGTCCCCGATGTCCTCAAGCGCCTAACAGTCGTCGAAGCTGACCCTTTGCGTCGTGACACTTTGCCGGCGGCGCTGAAGGGGATTGAGGTTGCGTACTACCTTATCCACTCCATGTCCGGGGCAGAGCATGGATTCGAAGAACGGGACCGCCGCGCCGCTTATAACTTTGCCACTGCGGCAGTTGCCGCCGGTGTGAAACGGGTCATTTATCTAGGCGGGTTGGTGGCCGCGGGGACTGCGGTTTCCGCTCACTTGCAGAGCCGTGTGGAAACAGGGGCGGTGCTGCGCAGGTTTGGCCCGCCTCTCACCGAATTTCGTGCCGGCATCATCGTCGGCAACGGAAGCACTTCCTTCGAGATCATTCGTTGTCTAACCGAACGGCTGCCGGTGATGATTTGTCCACGCTGGGTCATTACCCGCACGCAGCCCATCGCCGTGCATGACGTCTTGCGATATCTGGTTTCCGCACTCCACCGAACTAAGTCAACTGGCCAGATCATCGAAATCGGCGGCTCCACCGTGGAAACCTACCGCAGCATGATGCTCACTTACGCCCGGATGCGCGGGCTGCGGCGATGGCTCGTCCGCGTTCCAGTACTTACGCCGAGGCTCTCTTCTTATTGGCTGGACCTTGTGACTCCAGTGCCTGCGGCGGTAACCCGTCCATTGATTGAAGGTCTGCGCAGCGAGGCAGTGTGTACCGGTAGCACTGCCTTTACCTTGTTCCCCAACATCTGGCCGATGTCTTACGAGGCCGCTCTAAAAGTGGCTTTGCAGCGCTCGGGACCGGACACCGCTCCCGAACTCCAGCTTCCCCAGGCGGAGGGGCATTGGGCCATCCGCGACCAGGGCCTCACGCGGGATGTTCGCCAGACCATGATTCACGCTTCGCCTGAACAAGTCTTCCGGCTGCTGGAAAGGATAGGCGGAGATAACGGATGGTTCCATGCCAACGCGCTGTGGCGGCTTCGTGGCTGGATTGACAAACTGGCCGGCGGGGTCGGCATGTCAAGAGGACGAACCCATGCTGCTCGATTGAGCGCGGGCGACCATGTGGACTTCTGGCGCGTCCAGCGGGTCCTGCCTAACCGCTCGATCCTGCTGCGGGCGGAAATGAAGCTTCCTGGACGTGCCTGGCTGCAGTTCGAACTCTTGCCCCAGTCGCAGGGAAAAACGCTGCTGCGTTGCTGCGCATGGTTTCAGCCACGCGGGCTCTTGGGGGAAACGTACTGGTATGCTCTCTACCCCATCCACCTTCTGATATTCAGTGGTATGGTACGGGCCATCAAACGAACCGCAGAGAAACACGTGCCATCTCTGGCCGCTGCGTGA